Proteins found in one Helicobacter sp. NHP19-003 genomic segment:
- the thiS gene encoding sulfur carrier protein ThiS, producing the protein MRVFINGQIKEFDKPINIDTAIQELGIEAQVCAVALNESVVKKERWHSTPLQENDRLECLQFMGGG; encoded by the coding sequence ATGCGAGTTTTCATCAACGGGCAGATAAAAGAGTTTGACAAGCCTATAAACATCGACACCGCCATTCAAGAGCTGGGCATTGAAGCTCAGGTGTGTGCGGTGGCTCTAAACGAGTCGGTGGTGAAAAAAGAGAGGTGGCACAGCACCCCCCTGCAAGAAAACGACCGCCTAGAGTGTTTGCAGTTTATGGGG